The sequence gaaaatcaccacctacacacagacacacacgtagagGGATGAGGGCACGTTCCATCTTGAAGCTGTCGGGATGTTAATGTGGTGTCTGACAGGATCCTATTCACCTTGAACAAGCTCCATGATGATGTAGATGGGCTGTTTCTGTGTGCACACTCCTATCAGCCTCACAATGTTTGGATGCTCGTACTGCTTCAGGATCCTGGACAGGAGcacagaggtttgtgtgtgtgtctgtttgcatgcctgcgtgcatgtgtttgtgtgtgtactaacCTGGCCTCCATCAGGAACTTATTCTTGTGCTCCGGGGCCAGGTTCTCTTTACAGGTTTTCACTGCTACAGGAGTTTTATCAGAGCGTAAGGAACCACTGAACACTTCTCCAAAGTTTCCCTGTGTCgcaccaacaacaacatgatCAGCTCCAGTGTTTGCAAAACTTTCTTTTCTTACTCATCAGAGTAATAACTAATTCAACATGAGACAATATCCTCGGTGAAATGTTCCCAGAAGTACAATTTTATGCAGATGAAATGGGAAATAAAGATGTATATAAATTCTAATGGTTGCTCTGGTGTCCACACTGACCATAAAGAGATCCCGTCCCAAAGCAATATCAATGTAAGTGATTTACGCTACCTCTGTGTAAAGATGACTTCGTTCAGCTGTAGATAATATGAGACTTGCCGGAATTACACAAAGTGTTTACCTTCCacagtgtttttaattattattaaaatgagcTTTTTGTATTTCAAAGGGCAAATAGCCACAACAAAGAGATGGTAATATAAAGTAGAGTTTTGTACAGTACGATAAAAACTTTGAAGATATCCCACTCTATATGAATTATTCAAGCCACTGAAGACTTGTGACAGCTTAGAGCACAACTACAGAAGATATTTTACTTTGCATTCTGCATCCATCACAAGAGAAGAGCTCTTTCAAGCCAGAGGAGGATACGGTGCAACATGTTTTAAGTGACTGTGACTCATTGTGCATGTCGTCTTTGTCCTTTGGccaaaaagagggaaaaacccCTGTCTCTTTGTTATCGGTGgaatcaaaatgaaatgtttgtgtctgctCACTTCTCCCTCCGTCAACAAAAGTCAAGCATACCCACCCGTCCAATAAGCTGTCCCAAGATAATATCGTCATGGTCCAGAACCCACTTGTCCTAATGGggttacaaaacaaacaatgagagATGGGTTGCTCTTTTAAGTTGTGAGACCAGCAAAGGACAGAAAAGAAGAGATACTATAGAGAATATAAATGAAAGCTCTCTAGAATGACTATACAATGGCTATATTGAAATATAGCCATTTCTATATGGCTATATTGAAATATAGCCATTtcagaaataattttttttttcatctcccaTAATCTAAATCATTTAATATGAAAGTAAATACATGTTATAAAAGGGTGAGGTTAAGCCTAAAGTTATATTTGCGTTTAGGTTAAGGATAGAGCTTAAACAATTAGTAACTATGCTTACTGTGTCTATAGTAAGTCTCAATGAATGTACGACAAATGAACGTCcattcaagttgtgtgtgtggtttgtgtggtaATTAACGTAATTGGTTACAAAGCTCTAGAATGTTGATTCTCCAGTCTCTCGACGTCACTCCTCTCTCATTCAGCTCCCTGAACACACTCTGTTCACGTGTGGCTGGAGGAACTTTACTTTTCAGTGCTGagcttattttttcttcttctctgtgatgGACAGCGACAGCTTGAGTCTCCAGAAACCACCCCTGCTGTGATTCAGAATCCTAAGgtcaccttttttttaaagcacgtGAGGGGAATGACAGAGCAGTGTCAGCAGCAGCCCTCTGGCTCCAAACTGCTGTGTCCAAGAGAGGTGGGGCCTAAAGTGGTGCAGAACTTCTAGCAGCCAACCTACAAACACCAACCTCAACATGCAGCTCAGTACAATGGATGTTGGGTTGGCAGAGGCGGTGAGCACCTGTTGGCCCTCTGCCCTCACCGGATCTTCAGTTTGCCCGATCCTGCGTCACCAGACACGACATGGTCTGGTCCATACATGAGAGTGTGAGACAGGGCTACACCCAGGGCGTCTTGCAGGCAAGACTCCACTGGTTTGCACCTGAGGTGCTGATAATTAtcagcaatactgcagcagagAAGATCTGCAAATTATTGAGCCTAAGACAGACTACACGCAGTCAGCAGATGAGTTGGCTGTAACCAGCCCTGATGAGGACATAAACCAAGAGCCTGGTCAGGAGGAGCACCCTGTACCGGATTCAGCCATAACCACTACTCCACCAGCTCTTACAGCCACCACTACTGAAGACCAGGAGCCTGGTCTGGAGGACAATGATCCAGACTCAGACGTTTTTCCTACCACCTCCAACTGAGCCTGCTTCGGTTTCAGAGGGTGAGTGTCTCTGTCGGAGAAGCAGCACTGCGATACAGACGGCAAGTTACCTCAGTGAGGCCTCACCTAAATGTAAAGGTGGAGTCAGAGGGCTCTTCCGCTGGATTACAAAGCTGTCTCCCCCTGTTTCCAGCTTAAACAGGAATTCCCTGGTACGTGGTTTGCTACCATTTTTCAGCATCTTTGGTTATCAAGGACAAGCAATAAAAACGTTTGATATATTCAGATAGTAAATTATTTCTATATCTATATTATATCCATCCCTGTGAAGATATGAAAGCTAAATACCTTGAGTACAGGTTTCCTCAGCACAATGTCAGCCCTCTTGGTGACGGGTTGTTGTGAGGACAATAAATGATGGATCAGCAGCGGGATGCTGTGGAACCCCTGTCCGTCCAGACGGTACAGATTCTACTGACACACAAATAGAGCAACATGTACAGAAGCGTACTGTTTTGCAATCaaacaggagggagaaaaacatgaatcaacatcatgaaataaaataattgctTTTCAAATCTTTAGATTGATTAAAAATGAACCAATTTGAGCCAAATTTGAGTTCACTATAAACATCAGAACTTGGTTTGCTGAAAATAGTCACAGACTAAAGCTATTTTTATAACTTCCTCCTGTATAACCACAAAATACTGGTAAGGAAACAGTACGACTTTATTTACCAAACAGAAGCTTTCTAATCTAATAGGAAACCAACCAAACCCAACTTTAAATGCTAAATCTTTATAGGATCTTCTGCAACAGAACTAGGACAAACTTTCCAAACAATTGTTTCCGTTCTGttgtagaaaaaacacagaatgtgtTTGTCAGATGGACGAGTAAAGATTTAGGATTTAAGATgattcatttctaataaaaaataaataaataatgatttatttgttctaatcttacattttaaaaaagaCTGACAAATGTAGTTGTTTTTTGACCAGTGCTGTATATCAAGTCATATGTGCTTCTACCAGTCTTTTTCTCTAAAAGTGTTTAGATTTACTCACATCCGTGTTCTGGATTAGGAAATGCTTGCAGGATCCGTCCCCCTGCACAGAGAGCACGTAACCCTGTTTCTCTTGACTCTTCCTCACCAAGAAGTCTCCATCAGtcttcagcagctccaggacCTCCAGCCTGGGGATGGCACCATGGTACCAGTCCTGCTGCCCCAGTGGACGATCCACATCCAGCACCGGAGGGAGGACTGGAAGCACCTGGAggcaggagcagggagaagaagaaTCCTTAAAGGCTGCCATGAATAATGAAACAATAAGAAAAGATAGAGGATGGTTATAGGATGATTCTGCAAAGATTATACAGAGATAGTTCAGAGAAGATTCTTTAATCCTTTAAAGTCTCACTGCACCACCCTTCAGTCCTCCAGGGTACCAGTGAGAAGAGAGTTTGAAAGAGGGATGCAGTTCACACTTCAAATAATTTAGTCTTGAAGGCCAACACATTATGgacattaaaacattattttcccAAAATTATCTTTTAGAGTGTACATGCAGTCGTTTTGATCTCTCTGAAAGTTTAAAGAGGAATGAATGACAGCACAAGGCCTTTTCCTGTTGAGAGTTTGTGTGCAGGACAGTCGGGTCGAGGCTCCCTGGGAGCTAACATCTGTCTGCAGCGATAAACCGACGACGTGTGGACCGGTAGGTTTACTGCCTGAGAAGTTAACCTATAGTTTTAGAACGGGCAGAATTTCAATAGTAGTCGCTTGACCGACAAAGCTGACCTCAATAAGTCCTGTGGTGCCTTCAGGAGCATGCAGCACCCAGATAAAGATCATGTGCCTgagtcagctgcagcagcaaagaCGGTGTTCTCTCTGAAAATCCGCCCCTTACCAAACATGATGAGTTGTCTGCTGTGTGGTTTGAGGGaagaaacagctgctgcagtttgagttGAGAGCAGGAAGGTGTTAGATGGCGGAGAGGAAGTGTCCTACAACTGAAACAACTGTCCCTACTGTCAGCAACACACAAAGAATTACTATAGATTCTGGTCAGTGTGGTCAATGTGATATCACAATATCAGATATAAACACTTGTtttacaatgtttgtgtgtaactgtTTAACGTACCTCACACTTTGGTTTGAAAAGGCCACTTAGATTGGTGATGATCCCGTCCATCAGGAGCTTGGAAGGAGTTGGACCGtgttcctgaaaaaaaaactaaaattaatCTCATTCTATCAGAGTAAAGATACTTGCAAGATTAAATCCAATGAATTGGTTTGTTCAGCTGCACTTAGGTGTTCAGAGGTAGAGAGCGCAGGGATATATACTAATTCACCAAATAGTTTATTGTGTATATTTCAGAATGTAGCTGTTTCTAGTTCCATCATCACATGTAGCTCAGGACTTGGAGTTGTGTCACCTCAACTCTGAGACATACTGTCAACAAATGTGTTTTGGTTTAGAAGAAGTAGAGAAAGTATGACTGCTTTGAGGGAGTGTACAGAATAAACACAGGGAGATTATGAAACTCTAAGACTATGACCAAGCGGAAACCTTCTTcctgtgaggcaacagtgctaaccacaAAAAAGCATGCTGCcctaaacattttttatattttaccagCTCTGACGTCTTTATACTTACATAAAGAATGTTGACATGTATCGACAGTAGTTTCAGACGTCCATGATGGATCATAGACGTTTGAAACTATTCTTTATATCATGACCTGTTTATGAGGGTAAATACCACACATCTGGCTCTCTGACAGAACTTATGTGATTAGGGAGGAAACAAAGCGTGTGACAGGGAGAACATACGCTGCTTGAGTTGGATGAAAGTGAAACGTTGTCTGGGTCCAGTCTCAGCGCAGACGGAGGTTCTCTGGAGCCCAGCTGGTCCAGTTTCTCCTTCAGGATAAGTCTCTGAGCCTCCAGCTTGGCCCTCATGCCCTGAGACAGAGCGACCTGCTGCCGACACCCCTCCAGCGCATGTCTCTTGCTGAATTGGTAGACCCTGATTGAAACATAGCAGCTGTATATCCACAAGGGTAAAGTATAAAGGGATGAAAAAGTCAATAAATCAACACAAGTGACACAATCCGAGAGCACAGGAGCACAAAAAGAGCCTGTCTGTGCAAATACGTCTGCAGATGCTTCCTATTGATTAATGAAATCAATGATAGGGCTTCTTTAACAAGCGCTCAGTCAGCCGGTGAGCGTGTCAGAGCATTAAACCTCAAATAACCCGAGAGCCTCTGAAATCCTAAACCACAACCGAGCAGTGACTTTCGTTGTAGAGAATCTTGTAGCTACAGTATCAACACAGGGCTCAACCACCATCTGATCCCCTCCAACCCGACCTATCTCTGTGGACGCTGTTGTCACCTCTGAGTTCCTGTGcagcacacacacgtcacacactgcagccacagCTCCGTTGTGAGTCACTTAGCAAGTCCCTCTAGGGCAATCTGGTTAGATCTGAAACTATTCATCAGTTGTCAGGAAATGAATCAGCCAGCAATGTATGCTCGGGTCATTTATCATAACCAATGCTAAACGTTCTCGGATTTCAGCCGCTCAGAAGTGACAATTTGCGGCTGCTCTTTGggaactctgtgtgtttgagattttggatgttttaaataatcatctGTTTCTTCCAAAACAAGTGTATTCCTGTTTTAATTAGTCCAATATAACTATGTTGTAGTATTTGCAAATTGACAAGGACAAAGCGAGCCAGGGGCTTTCTGGGGCTCAAGGAGTATATAGGGTAGTTGCCTAAACTTTACTGTGGAAGCAATAAAGCTCAAAGAACTTCTAatgcactgaagtctggacGTGTTCCTCAGtatttccagaggggctgtttgtgagTGTCTGGTTCAGTTGCTCCAAACTTTTTCGACCAGCCCCCTAgttaaatgtcagagtgaggcCACAACAATACAGCAGTAACATATCCAGAAATTCACAGTGAGCGGGTGggtttgatgatgatgacgttTCTAATACACAACAGATGAGAAGCTGGACGAGCACATGTCTCAGAATGAAAGACGCCGACAAAGAGGTTCAACGTGATTCCAGAGCTTTGGACTAAAGGGCCATTGCCGGTGTTCTGCTTCCTGCACCTTCTAACCAGggaccacccctcacctgaaggttacagaaatgttcctgttgctgtCAACGCCTCTGGACAATTTCCAGAAAATGAGCAAACCCAAAATACCAGGCATTTTATTAGggttctgaaaacagctcaacagacaggaagtgatatcAATCATATCATTTAGCTTTTCACCAAAGAGGGGGGAAAAGGATAATTCTACAAAATGTCtaaaactattcctttaacttATCTGCCGacctcaatcaatcaaatttaatttttaaagcCCATATtctcaaatcacaatttgtctcatagggctttaacaaggtgtgacattgTTCTTTatcctcaacaagagtaaggagaAACCTCGAAGAgaaccacatgtgagggatccctctccaaggatggacagaagtgcaatagatgtgtAATGAAAAAGATCAGAAGAATATGGGTATTCACAGCATTAGTAGGAATAAACCATTTGTAACGTAAGGGCAGGTAAATTAATTGATgaattattgtcagtaatggtagatCGTTTTACATAGTGGATTTCAAGTAGTCTGTCCATAATCAGCAGCCACaacgatcaggatccaccagCAGGATCCGATgcagcatgagtgagatgtcctCAACATGTTCAGACTAAAGAAAAGTTGCGTAAACATAGATGAACAGAGCGATGATGTGATGTAAATTAAAGCTGCAGAGGAGTGAGTTTGTAGTGAGAAGAGAACAGGCCAAACGCTGACATGTTATTGCAAGTCCTTCAAATGTACATAGCAGCCTTCAACTTGCCTTGCAAATGACATCAATAACAAATTTGGTGTCATAACATTTGGTTTAATGTCGAACCAGTAACCGTGTGCTCCTCCCACATCCACTCTATTGCCGAGCCACATCTCCCCACAGGTCCCACAAGGTCAAACTAACACATTTGATTTCATAATCGAGAGCAAAGTGCGACAAATCCATCCGCTCATTTCTCAAACCCCGGCCCCCACCTCCACTGTGTGTGCTCCCCAGGGGCCTCAGCAAGTTGTCGGGCTTTTGCAAATAGCACGCGTTGTCTCAGAGTGTGACCTCCAGGAGCTTGTTAATGACTCGTTCCCTCCCGCAGGACTGTGAACCTCTAACACCGTCACACGGCCTCGCCAACCAAGACAAACAAGGGGATTGAGCTCCATATCTCAGACCATATGACTGCATTTTAATTCATGAGGCACCTACTGCCCCCCAGGAGAAAACACTGGCTATTAGCTGTTCCCGAGCCAAGAGCACACTGAACTCTCCAGATGGAAAGGCCTGCCCGCGTGAGAATATCTTTGGTAATTTGTCTTTGCTGTAAAGCTCTGAATACAGCGTCAGAGGATGAGTGATTCTGGCTCATTTCTGTGGTCCACTCACCTCTGGCCTTTTTTGACACCTTCCAGCTCGtcatccagctccagctccagctgttCAACAGAGGTCTGCTGGGAGCCCAGAGTCCGAGCCAGGTCCAGCAGCTCCCCTTCCACCGCAGTGAGTCTGGGACAGAGGGACGGGGAAGTAAAGTggcgagaggaggaagaggatgcagATCAGGCAGAGGAAATAGGTGGCAGAACAGAATGGGGTAGGGTAAGAGGAAGATGTTTAATAAAGGAAACTGGAGTTCAGTGATGTGAGTTTGCAGAGTTTTCTCCTCACTGGTGCTGGATGGTCTCAAGCGTGAGGTCGTTCAGCTCAATCTCTTTGGGGTTTAGCTGCTCGTTGTCCTCCAGAAGACTGCAGTCAAACTCTGCACAGGCAGGAATCTCCCCCacagacctacacacacacacacacacacacacacacacccaaggTTCATGGCACCAGTGCTCTGCGTGGAGGACATCTGAGGTTTTAATGTGTGTCGCTGTGGACCTGTTCAGTTGAATGAAGCTGTCGTATTCAGTCTGAGGATCCACGGCcgacagagcagaggagatctCCCTGTGGATCCTCACCACCTCATGATGGAGGAGAGTGGAGATCTCAAAATACTCCTGCAGGATCTCCTTCCTGGTTCACAGGTCAGAACAACACGTGATACACATCAAGCACATGTGTTGACCTGTTCATTGACTTAAACTAGTGTATTTGTACTTAAATACaattttcatgtatctgtattttacttcttaaattagatttattttcaggtcCTTTTTTACCCCACTACATATAACAacagatatctgtactttctatgCCACTTTTATAATGCACTGCGTTATATctacacattgtttttttttatattgttaaaagTAATCCTTAACGAGAGGGAAACTCAGCAGCATGACAGTTAAGAGGAAACTGAAAGTGGTTTGTTGGAGGCAGAGACTCAATCATAACGATTtacaacttttactttgatactTTAGGTATACTTACAAATAACTGTAGGAGCCACATTTAAGGTCAAATAAATtcactttatttgttgttgtttctcagaTAGTGCAGACAGACGCTCGTTATACTTGACTCTTGACAGGAAAGACCTGCAGTGTCAGCCTCTAGCTCAATAGCAGATCAAGTGGACTTTAGACTTctgcatttcattttgaaatgttttgttttgcaatAAACTACAGTGAACCTGAATATGGGTTCATTGTTCGGGGGATGTCCGGGCTGCCAGTCTGACAAACTGCCCCTAAACTCTGCATGTGGTGACACAAGAGGACATGGGGGAAACGGAGGTAACAGGTAAAACCCATTCTTACACAGGAAGCAAATAATGTGCAACTTTTTTGTGTATCTATttgcacttttatttaaatacaaagtttGAAAACTTCCCCCACCTCTGCATTTGAAGGAACTTTAAACGTTATGGTTACCCCTTGTGACAGTGATCTGCTCTTCTCCAGAGCAGTAGTTAAGAATTTCCAGATCAAGAGTCGAGTTGATTGATGTCGAACCTAACGTTCTGTCAGAGCCTGTCGCATGTTCCAAAAAGCTGTGACATGTAGGACGGGACCTTATTATCACTTTATAGCTTCTCTCCTTCAGATGATTCGTTTTTTCGTTTTTGGATGTTTAAGTAAAAAAGAGTCAAAATTCTGtctcagtcaaacacacacatacacacacacacacgcacacacacacacacacacacacacacacaaagacacacacacaaaaacacacacactctgtgggGGGCGTGTGATCTTACACTATGAGCACCATCTCCTGCTCCAGGGACTGCAGTGCGCTGAGCAGGGCGGGCTGGATCTGACTGTAGTGGTGCTGATGGTAAACCTGAGCAGCTCGCACACACAGGACGTACTCGTTGTGTTGCTCGTGAAGCCTCAGCAGAGCTTTGACATAACGCTCCTTAGCCTTGTCTCGCTCTTTATCTGCACACATGTAGGGGAAGAGGACGACACAGTATGAGACGGGTGTGAGACACATACAGACTGCGTAGGTTATGTCTGTGGTTCAGCGGTACATGTGATCAATTtgtcgcggggggggggggggggcttcagaTCAACAAAGATCATACAACACCATCTATCCTCAGCCACCCCGCTGTCAAGAATCTGTGCCCTCAGGGTGGAACTGATTCTGATCAGAGAAGTGAGTCATGGCACCTGCACCTTTAAAGGCCTCCTGGTGCTTCCTCTTTGCCTGAGCTGCCTCTCTCACTGCCTGTCTGTAGCTGCTCCTCATTCGCTCCAGCTCCGTGTGGGTCACCTgcagcatcacacacaaacacacgcacacaaacaaacacacacacacacacacacaacagcatcTTTTCACAGCCCGGAAGATATATGACTGTGCTTGCAGTTTGTGACGACACAAACCGagagacacaggaagtggacagaGGCCTTAACCACAGTGGAACATGAAACATGAGAGAGCCATGAGGAAATGatgtgacagctgctgtgtaGCTGCTATCAGGCCCTTATTACACAGATCTATTGTGTCACAGGGTAGTGGACAACACCTGTCGGACTTTCATCTGCACTATAATAAACTAACTGCCATTTAGAGAAACAGCGTTTGACACTATTTGTtatagtatttgtatttgttctaaGTATTTGTCATAAGTATTTCTTCACAGCACCTGAGTTATGTGTGGTCATTGAattcatatatatatcaatGATTAAAGTGAAAGGTTGTGTAAGAATTTCACAAAGCAAAATAGAATTGTATTCAGTGATGTTAACCAAAGTAAATGAGATTCAATCAGATGttagtttagtgtgtgtgtgtgtgtgtgtgtgtgtgtgtgtgtgtgtgtgtgtgtcccacacCTTGCTGAGCTCCTGCCTCAGTAGATTCCACTGCTCTGCGTAGGTTTTGCGgagctgctgtttgtctctgatgAGCAGCGTCAGTTTGCTGATGGGACCGTCCAGCAGATCCTCCGAGCGCTTCTTCATCACCTGACTGAGAGCGTCCGTCTGAGCGACCAGCACATCCCACGACTGACAGACACATGGCAAAGGTCTATTACACCAGATTAACAAACCTCAGCCAGGGCCGGTCTGTGAACCACACCTTGGTTTCCGGATTAGTTTCTTGTTTGTGTAGTTCTGCAGAATCTCATCTCATTGATAACAATGACTGGCAAGTTGTTATGTCATATTCTCCTGCTACTGGTTACTATTAATTGAAAACGGTTTAAATGGCTGACACATTTGTGCTACATGTGCAGACACAGTTCTGAGTTAAAGGTCTTGTTACTCATTTCATGCAGACGTGATGAT comes from Platichthys flesus chromosome 1, fPlaFle2.1, whole genome shotgun sequence and encodes:
- the fes gene encoding tyrosine-protein kinase Fes/Fps; translated protein: MAFGDDLRCPQAHAAVMRLLDSELHLMEVMKKWMGQRAKSEREFSVQLHHMAAMVEKLERPQLGAGQDHISQLNKSWDVLVAQTDALSQVMKKRSEDLLDGPISKLTLLIRDKQQLRKTYAEQWNLLRQELSKVTHTELERMRSSYRQAVREAAQAKRKHQEAFKDKERDKAKERYVKALLRLHEQHNEYVLCVRAAQVYHQHHYSQIQPALLSALQSLEQEMVLIVKEILQEYFEISTLLHHEVVRIHREISSALSAVDPQTEYDSFIQLNRSVGEIPACAEFDCSLLEDNEQLNPKEIELNDLTLETIQHQLTAVEGELLDLARTLGSQQTSVEQLELELDDELEGVKKGQRVYQFSKRHALEGCRQQVALSQGMRAKLEAQRLILKEKLDQLGSREPPSALRLDPDNVSLSSNSSSEHGPTPSKLLMDGIITNLSGLFKPKCEVLPVLPPVLDVDRPLGQQDWYHGAIPRLEVLELLKTDGDFLVRKSQEKQGYVLSVQGDGSCKHFLIQNTDNLYRLDGQGFHSIPLLIHHLLSSQQPVTKRADIVLRKPVLKDKWVLDHDDIILGQLIGRGNFGEVFSGSLRSDKTPVAVKTCKENLAPEHKNKFLMEARILKQYEHPNIVRLIGVCTQKQPIYIIMELVQGGDFLSFLRQKSQSLTPKILIKMIENVTAGMEYLESKKCIHRDLAARNCLVAEHNVVKISDFGMSRQQEDGVYSAEGGLRQIPVKWTAPEALNYGRYTTESDVWSFGVLLWEAFSMGMSPYTSMSNQQTREEVERGYRMPAPHGCPVEISRIMSCCWQYDAKHRPSFKKLRAELTTIQKKIT